From Mycolicibacterium nivoides, a single genomic window includes:
- a CDS encoding DUF3824 domain-containing protein: MNYPHGPHGQGFPGQPVYGRPPGYPQQPGWPHQPGYPPAGYPSGYQPKPPGGPSGATGIIAGLLGLVGGLVGTCFAVLSVIIMIMDGEFDVAGAVFGLLGIAFALALFIGAILLFRRKTIGRRLVVGGCAVAILFGMAAIGDMVIGISGEPSREPVSIGVAVIVGIVVPVLTLVLAMLPSTTAWIRAKRNAIAPQFYPPYPG, translated from the coding sequence ATGAACTACCCGCACGGACCTCATGGGCAGGGGTTCCCCGGACAGCCGGTCTACGGCCGCCCGCCCGGCTACCCGCAACAACCGGGGTGGCCGCACCAACCCGGATATCCGCCTGCCGGTTATCCGAGCGGCTATCAGCCGAAGCCGCCGGGCGGTCCCAGCGGTGCCACGGGGATCATCGCCGGGCTCCTGGGACTGGTGGGCGGATTGGTCGGTACCTGCTTCGCCGTGCTCTCCGTGATCATCATGATCATGGACGGTGAATTCGACGTCGCGGGCGCCGTCTTCGGTCTGTTGGGCATCGCCTTCGCATTGGCACTCTTCATCGGAGCGATACTGCTGTTTCGGCGCAAGACGATCGGGCGCCGGCTCGTCGTGGGCGGATGCGCCGTGGCCATCTTGTTCGGTATGGCCGCCATCGGCGACATGGTCATCGGCATCTCGGGCGAACCCAGCCGTGAGCCCGTCTCCATCGGCGTCGCCGTCATCGTGGGCATTGTCGTGCCCGTCCTGACGCTCGTGCTGGCCATGCTGCCGTCGACGACCGCGTGGATCCGGGCGAAGCGGAATGCGATTGCGCCCCAGTTCTACCCGCCCTATCCGGGCTGA